In Ipomoea triloba cultivar NCNSP0323 chromosome 15, ASM357664v1, one genomic interval encodes:
- the LOC116006939 gene encoding protein DETOXIFICATION 24: MENGLRQRFLNGSEEEKPEENLKVKVYDESKKIWRVALPGILSRVASFGSIVVTQSFVGHISELDLAGYALVQTLTVRFVNGILIGMSSATETLCGQAYGAGQYHMMGVYLQRSWIVDFITLTVLLPFFIFATPIFRLLGEESSIATSAGYVSYWFIPFIYNFVFSLTIQMFLQAQQKNRIIAWLSVMQFIIHIPLSWLLVYKLDYGVPGAMIALSISSWLVVIGEFIYILGGWCPETWKGFSMAAFKDIFPVVKLSISSGIMVCLELWYNAVLVLLAGYMKNAEVAISAFSICLNINGWEFMISLGFLGAACVRIANELGRGDAKAARFSIKVLVSTSLIIGVVFFVLCLVFGSKIGYLFTNEQEVADSVADLSLLLSFSVLLNSIYPVLSGVAVGAGLQSTVAIINLCCFYLIGIPIGALLGYVAHLQVKGIWIGMICGVVTQSAALCYMTWRTDWDEEVFKAQQRLKRWYMKSSEVTHQNPS; this comes from the exons ATGGAGAATGGCTTGAGACAAAGGTTTTTGAATGGTTCAGAGGAAGAGAAACCGGAGGAGAATCTCAAAGTAAAAGTTTACGACGAATCGAAGAAGATATGGAGGGTTGCATTGCCCGGTATACTATCCAGAGTGGCTTCGTTCGGAAGCATTGTGGTCACGCAATCTTTCGTTGGACACATTAGTGAACTAGACCTTGCCGGCTACGCCCTCGTCCAAACCCTAACCGTCCGGTTTGTCAATGGCATCTTG ATAGGAATGTCGAGTGCAACTGAAACCCTATGCGGGCAAGCATATGGAGCGGGACAGTATCATATGATGGGCGTTTACTTGCAAAGGTCATGGATTGTCGACTTTATCACGCTAACTGTATTGCTTCCCTTTTTCATCTTTGCAACCCCGATCTTTAGACTTCTTGGGGAAGAAAGCTCCATTGCGACCTCGGCCGGATATGTCTCCTACTGGTTCATCCCGTTCATCTACAACTTCGTGTTTAGCTTGACCATACAGATGTTTCTGCAAGCGCAGCAAAAGAACCGGATCATTGCGTGGCTGTCGGTGATGCAGTTCATTATACACATACCGCTGTCTTGGCTGTTAGTGTACAAACTCGACTATGGTGTCCCGGGTGCAATGATAGCCCTCAGTATATCTTCCTGGCTCGTTGTGATCGGCGAGTTTATCTACATTTTGGGCGGTTGGTGCCCCGAGACTTGGAAAGGGTTCTCGATGGCTGCCTTCAAGGACATTTTCCCTGTCGTGAAGCTCTCCATTTCGTCGGGAATTATGGTTTG TTTAGAGCTGTGGTACAATGCGGTTCTAGTCTTGCTAGCAGGGTATATGAAGAATGCCGAGGTTGCCATATCTGCCTTCTCTATCTG TCTTAATATCAACGGATGGGAATTTATGATAAGCCTTGGCTTCCTCGGTGCTGCTTG TGTACGAATTGCAAATGAACTTGGGAGAGGAGATGCTAAAGCGGCGAGATTCTCTATTAAAGTCCTCGTGTCCACTTCGCTTATAATCGGAGTAGTCTTCTTTGTTCTATGCTTGGTATTTGGCAGTAAAATTGGGTACTTATTTACCAACGAGCAGGAGGTGGCGGATAGCGTGGCAGACCTTTCACTTCTGCTCTCGTTCTCTGTATTGCTCAACAGCATCTATCCCGTGCTCTCAG GTGTGGCAGTCGGGGCAGGTTTGCAGAGTACGGTTGCCATTATAAACCTGTGTTGCTTCTATCTAATCGGAATCCCTATCGGGGCTTTGCTTGGATACGTAGCTCACCTTCAAGTCAAG GGCATATGGATTGGAATGATATGTGGGGTGGTCACTCAGTCAGCCGCATTATGCTACATGACATGGAGAACGGACTGGGACGAAGAG GTGTTCAAGGCGCAACAGCGGCTCAAGCGCTGGTACATGAAATCTTCTGAAGTTACCCACCAGAATCCGAGTTAG